One segment of Agrococcus sp. ProA11 DNA contains the following:
- a CDS encoding cell wall-binding repeat-containing protein: MLRRVLAATAAVVVALTGALTAPASRADASDAVQLPNGSVVMVEHLDMVRDTFDAINDYRASKRLGALRFAPDLFEIAQSWSDQLVTTDRFEHRKLHWKLYPAGWDRAGEIIAARSNADTAALVRQWINSSGHEAIMVSDATVMAPGIALDTDDVAKYFMYGTVNFGRYDAGEIPMYNSIDAWIAAGGTTARDDVVGDVTSATAASDGTITVSGWALDFSSRNRSSTVRLTLDGRSSATVTADRTIEPWGAGEWRLGHDFRWTVAADPGARHEVCAVAQNSFGPGQHRNLGCKSVLVPMPDPEIPSERVAGANRYTTAVAISTRYNDPAEVSTVYLATGEKYPDALSLAPAAAQPGNALLLTPRAELAASVAAELRRLAPETVVIVGSEHSVSARVAEQVAAALPYAEIARLAGANRYETSVMIADHAFPAATLAYVASGQVFPDALSAAPVAAGRNAPVILTPAAQLPQVVQDYVANSSLRELIIAGGTPSVSAGVASQLEAQLGFVPQRIAGANRFETNLELAATANSGVQVEVLLASGLNFPDALAGAAVASNAGPLLLARTDCVPRETVAVIHDEYLPETLVVLGGTATLRDTVADLVRCA; encoded by the coding sequence ATGCTTCGCAGAGTCCTCGCCGCCACCGCTGCCGTCGTGGTCGCCCTCACGGGCGCGCTCACCGCCCCAGCATCGCGGGCGGACGCCAGCGATGCGGTGCAGCTGCCCAACGGATCCGTCGTCATGGTCGAGCACCTCGACATGGTGCGCGACACCTTCGATGCCATCAACGACTACCGCGCCAGCAAGCGACTCGGAGCGCTCCGGTTCGCACCCGACCTGTTCGAGATCGCCCAGAGCTGGAGCGACCAGCTGGTCACCACCGATCGCTTCGAGCACCGGAAGCTGCACTGGAAGCTCTACCCAGCGGGATGGGATCGCGCCGGCGAGATCATCGCGGCGCGCAGCAATGCTGACACCGCGGCGCTCGTGCGCCAGTGGATCAACTCCTCTGGCCACGAGGCGATCATGGTGTCCGACGCGACCGTGATGGCCCCCGGCATCGCGTTGGACACCGACGACGTCGCCAAGTACTTCATGTACGGCACCGTGAACTTCGGCAGGTACGACGCCGGCGAGATCCCGATGTACAACTCGATCGACGCGTGGATCGCGGCCGGCGGCACCACAGCACGCGACGACGTCGTCGGCGACGTCACGAGCGCCACTGCCGCGTCCGACGGCACCATCACCGTCAGCGGATGGGCGCTCGACTTCTCGTCTCGCAATCGCTCCTCCACGGTCCGGCTGACGCTCGATGGGCGCAGCAGCGCCACGGTGACAGCCGACCGCACGATCGAGCCGTGGGGTGCCGGGGAGTGGCGGCTGGGTCATGACTTCCGCTGGACCGTCGCCGCAGACCCGGGCGCGCGGCATGAGGTCTGTGCGGTCGCGCAGAACAGCTTCGGGCCGGGTCAGCACCGCAACCTCGGCTGCAAGAGCGTTCTCGTGCCGATGCCGGACCCGGAGATTCCCAGCGAGCGAGTGGCCGGCGCGAATCGCTACACGACCGCGGTCGCCATCTCGACCCGCTACAACGACCCGGCGGAGGTGAGCACCGTCTACCTCGCCACCGGGGAGAAGTACCCGGATGCGCTGTCGCTGGCGCCGGCAGCGGCGCAGCCGGGCAACGCCCTGCTGCTGACTCCGCGCGCGGAGCTGGCGGCGTCGGTGGCCGCCGAGCTGCGCCGGCTGGCGCCGGAGACGGTCGTCATCGTCGGCAGCGAGCACTCGGTCTCTGCCCGCGTCGCCGAGCAGGTCGCGGCCGCGCTGCCGTATGCGGAGATCGCTCGACTCGCCGGCGCGAACCGCTACGAGACCTCGGTCATGATCGCCGACCACGCCTTCCCCGCGGCAACCCTCGCGTACGTCGCCTCCGGGCAGGTCTTCCCCGACGCGCTCTCGGCCGCGCCGGTCGCGGCGGGGCGCAACGCGCCGGTCATCCTCACCCCCGCAGCGCAGCTGCCGCAGGTCGTGCAGGACTACGTCGCGAACAGCAGCCTGCGCGAGCTGATCATCGCGGGCGGCACGCCGAGCGTCTCCGCTGGAGTCGCGAGCCAGCTCGAGGCGCAGCTCGGCTTCGTACCGCAGCGCATCGCCGGCGCCAACCGCTTCGAGACCAATCTTGAGTTGGCTGCGACGGCGAACAGCGGCGTGCAGGTCGAGGTGCTGCTGGCATCCGGTCTGAACTTCCCCGATGCGCTCGCGGGCGCCGCGGTCGCCTCGAATGCGGGCCCGTTGCTGCTGGCTCGCACCGACTGCGTCCCGCGCGAGACTGTCGCGGTCATCCACGACGAATACCTGCCAGAGACCCTGGTGGTCCTGGGCGGCACGGCCACGCTCCGCGACACGGTGGCCGACCTCGTGCGCTGCGCCTGA
- a CDS encoding LCP family protein: MSGERASSVVDTSSMVPRHGRLHRQSGVAHLFRWLALGLAVVLVAAVGVVGVSVLRLSTGIATVDLGGDVPPAQAGFAPYAGGFTILLVGSDQRTGQGSDFGEDAYGEGRLNDVTMLLHVSDDHQLARVVSFPRDLVVDYPACEDPETGEVTPAASNVQFNQGLERGGLSCVAEMVTELTGIDVPYAAMITFQGVISMSTAVGGVPVCFAGEIDDTYTGLQIPEAGTYELEGEQALQFLRSRHGVGDGSDLARISSQQVFLSSLVRTLQSDAVLTDFTRLYAISQVALDNMTLSSGLANVGTMVSMARVLADIPLETMQFVLYPNVLEGNRVYPDEQAADELMRRIRLDLPIELGEDSLGIGSTSETPSPTPTPGAPGAESPAATETPLPTETPGGDADPTPTPTDELDGVVGQDASQESCVVPFGG, translated from the coding sequence ATGAGTGGTGAGCGCGCATCGAGCGTCGTGGACACCTCGTCGATGGTGCCCCGCCACGGCCGGCTGCACCGCCAATCCGGGGTCGCGCACCTGTTCCGCTGGCTCGCCCTCGGGCTGGCGGTCGTGCTCGTGGCAGCGGTCGGGGTGGTGGGCGTCTCGGTACTCCGCCTGTCGACCGGCATCGCCACCGTCGACCTCGGCGGCGACGTGCCGCCCGCGCAGGCTGGCTTCGCCCCCTACGCGGGCGGATTCACGATCCTGCTGGTGGGCTCCGACCAGCGGACGGGCCAGGGCTCCGACTTCGGCGAGGACGCCTACGGCGAAGGCCGCCTGAACGACGTGACGATGCTCCTGCACGTCAGCGACGATCACCAGCTGGCGCGCGTCGTCTCCTTCCCGCGCGACCTCGTCGTCGACTACCCGGCCTGCGAGGATCCCGAGACCGGCGAGGTCACGCCGGCCGCCTCGAACGTGCAGTTCAATCAGGGGCTCGAGCGCGGGGGTCTCTCGTGCGTGGCCGAGATGGTCACCGAGCTGACCGGCATCGACGTGCCGTACGCGGCGATGATCACGTTCCAGGGCGTCATCAGCATGTCGACGGCGGTCGGCGGCGTGCCCGTGTGTTTCGCGGGCGAGATCGATGACACCTACACCGGCCTGCAGATCCCCGAGGCGGGCACCTATGAGCTCGAGGGGGAGCAGGCGCTGCAGTTCCTCCGCTCGCGCCACGGCGTGGGCGACGGGTCCGACCTCGCGCGCATCTCCTCGCAGCAGGTCTTCCTGTCGTCGCTCGTGCGCACCCTGCAGTCGGATGCGGTGCTCACCGACTTCACGCGCCTCTACGCGATCTCGCAGGTGGCGCTCGACAACATGACGCTCTCGTCGGGCCTCGCGAACGTCGGCACCATGGTCTCGATGGCTCGCGTGCTCGCGGACATTCCGCTCGAGACCATGCAGTTCGTCCTCTATCCGAACGTGCTGGAGGGCAACCGCGTCTACCCGGACGAGCAGGCAGCCGACGAGCTGATGCGGCGCATCCGTCTCGACCTGCCGATCGAGCTCGGCGAGGATTCGCTGGGCATCGGATCGACCTCTGAGACGCCGAGCCCCACACCGACGCCGGGCGCGCCGGGGGCGGAGTCGCCCGCGGCGACCGAGACGCCGCTGCCGACCGAGACGCCCGGGGGCGACGCCGATCCGACGCCGACGCCGACCGACGAGCTCGACGGCGTGGTCGGTCAGGATGCGTCGCAGGAGTCGTGCGTCGTCCCCTTCGGCGGCTGA
- a CDS encoding sigma-70 family RNA polymerase sigma factor, with protein sequence MTRAPFDSIVAQHGPRVWRVCRALLDQPDADDAWSETFLAALEAYPHLAHDTRIEGWLVTIAHRKAIDVLRRRAKLVVGDVPDRPAPPRGRDLDLARALAQLPQRQRETVVLHHLGGLPFTEVATAVGSSAEAARRASADGMRRLRELMDSDRG encoded by the coding sequence GTGACCCGTGCCCCGTTCGACTCGATCGTCGCGCAGCACGGTCCGCGCGTGTGGCGGGTGTGCCGGGCGCTCCTCGATCAGCCCGACGCCGACGACGCGTGGAGCGAGACGTTCCTCGCCGCGCTCGAGGCATACCCGCATCTCGCGCATGACACCCGCATCGAGGGCTGGCTCGTGACCATCGCCCACCGCAAAGCCATCGATGTGCTCCGGCGCCGCGCCAAGCTCGTGGTCGGCGACGTGCCCGACCGTCCCGCCCCGCCGCGCGGCCGCGACCTCGATCTCGCACGAGCGCTCGCGCAGCTGCCGCAGCGGCAGCGCGAGACCGTCGTGCTGCACCACCTCGGCGGACTCCCATTCACCGAGGTCGCCACCGCAGTGGGCAGCTCGGCCGAGGCCGCGCGTCGCGCGTCCGCCGACGGCATGCGCCGCCTGCGCGAGCTGATGGACAGCGACCGTGGCTGA
- a CDS encoding FKBP-type peptidyl-prolyl cis-trans isomerase: protein MTEKPEIDAPEGPAPTDLEITDITVGDGEEAVTGKQVSVHYVGVTHSGGEEFDASYGRGAPLEFPLGVGMVIKGWEQGIEGMRVGGRRKLVIPPHLAYGERGAGGVIGPNETLIFVCDLVAVK, encoded by the coding sequence ATGACTGAGAAGCCTGAGATCGACGCACCCGAGGGTCCCGCACCCACCGACCTGGAGATCACCGACATCACCGTCGGCGACGGCGAGGAGGCGGTGACCGGCAAGCAGGTCAGCGTCCACTACGTGGGCGTGACGCACTCCGGGGGCGAGGAGTTCGACGCCTCCTACGGCCGTGGCGCACCCCTGGAGTTCCCGCTCGGGGTGGGCATGGTCATCAAGGGCTGGGAGCAGGGCATCGAGGGCATGCGCGTCGGCGGACGCCGCAAGCTCGTCATCCCGCCGCACCTGGCCTACGGCGAGCGCGGCGCGGGCGGCGTGATCGGCCCGAACGAGACGCTGATCTTCGTCTGCGACCTGGTCGCAGTCAAGTAG
- a CDS encoding methylated-DNA--[protein]-cysteine S-methyltransferase: MSYTIIDSPIGSLTLVRDQQGLTGLFMPDHKPAPKPATFGARDDDAFADAVEQLGEYWAGERKSFDLTLAPAGTPFQLRVWQALRTIPYGETRTYGWIAAQFGQPTAVRAVGLANGRNPLSIVVPCHRVVGSTGALTGYGGGVERKRFLLDHEAGTALDGASGLDSVA; encoded by the coding sequence ATGAGTTACACGATCATCGACAGCCCCATCGGCTCGCTCACGTTGGTCCGCGACCAGCAGGGGCTGACGGGCCTCTTCATGCCCGACCACAAGCCGGCGCCGAAGCCCGCGACCTTCGGCGCACGCGACGACGATGCGTTCGCGGATGCCGTGGAACAGCTCGGCGAGTACTGGGCGGGGGAGCGCAAGAGCTTCGACCTCACGCTCGCGCCCGCGGGCACGCCGTTCCAGCTGCGAGTCTGGCAGGCGTTGCGGACGATTCCCTATGGCGAGACCCGCACCTACGGCTGGATCGCCGCGCAGTTCGGGCAGCCGACGGCGGTGCGCGCGGTCGGGCTCGCGAACGGCCGCAACCCGCTCTCGATCGTCGTGCCGTGCCATCGCGTGGTCGGCTCGACCGGCGCCCTGACCGGCTATGGCGGCGGCGTGGAGCGGAAGCGATTCCTGCTCGACCACGAGGCCGGCACGGCGCTCGACGGCGCCAGCGGTCTAGATTCGGTCGCGTGA
- a CDS encoding asparaginase: MPSTALLAVIERDGFLESEHHGVAVAIDPGGAVIESHGDSTKAFLSRSSLKPLYAAALIDAGLIALEPAHAALASASHFAEQQHVDTAAGMATAHGVDEAALRCLPMTAPDGTQRRFAHMCVGKHIALAAAARTMGASADYWADDHPLARVLRDGVAAAADEPIRQFAHDGCGALVFPTTAVGLARGFRRLAPDGTGAHRLIGEAMRAHPTLVDGTGKPDAVVIAETGCTTKFGAEGTQAMVAPDGTTAVVKTADGARRAGAPVALALLERAGAIPAGTLERLAEPLGLLQMSADEPVGRLRVAI, encoded by the coding sequence ATGCCCTCCACTGCACTGCTGGCTGTCATCGAGCGTGACGGCTTCCTCGAGTCCGAGCACCACGGCGTCGCCGTCGCGATCGATCCCGGCGGCGCCGTCATCGAGTCGCACGGCGACAGCACCAAGGCGTTCCTCTCGCGCAGCAGCCTCAAGCCGCTCTATGCCGCCGCGCTCATCGACGCCGGCCTGATCGCACTCGAGCCCGCCCACGCGGCGCTCGCGAGCGCCAGCCACTTCGCCGAGCAGCAGCATGTCGACACTGCCGCAGGCATGGCGACCGCGCACGGCGTCGACGAGGCTGCCCTGCGCTGCCTGCCGATGACGGCGCCCGATGGCACGCAGCGTCGCTTCGCCCACATGTGCGTGGGCAAGCACATCGCGCTCGCGGCTGCCGCGCGCACCATGGGCGCGAGCGCCGACTACTGGGCCGACGACCACCCGCTCGCCAGGGTGCTGCGCGACGGTGTCGCTGCTGCGGCGGACGAGCCGATTCGGCAGTTCGCGCACGATGGCTGCGGCGCCCTGGTGTTCCCGACCACGGCGGTCGGCCTTGCGCGCGGCTTCCGGCGTCTGGCCCCGGACGGCACAGGAGCGCACCGGCTCATCGGCGAGGCCATGCGCGCGCATCCGACACTGGTCGACGGCACCGGCAAGCCCGACGCCGTCGTCATCGCCGAGACGGGATGCACGACCAAGTTCGGGGCCGAGGGCACGCAGGCGATGGTCGCCCCAGACGGCACGACGGCGGTCGTGAAGACGGCTGACGGCGCCCGGCGCGCCGGTGCGCCCGTCGCCCTTGCGCTGCTCGAGCGCGCGGGCGCGATCCCCGCTGGCACGCTCGAGCGGCTCGCCGAGCCGCTCGGCCTGCTGCAGATGAGTGCCGACGAGCCGGTTGGTCGCCTCCGCGTCGCGATCTAG
- a CDS encoding histidine phosphatase family protein, with amino-acid sequence MEIALVRHGQTDYNRAGQLQGSSDIALNATGLEQARTAARLLADDSWDAVVSSPLRRAAVTADIIAEALGITVLGRYPGLAERDYGAAEGLTKEQAIGAFGNVWPGQESFSDLQRRGVAAIEEIAAEHPLPGLVIVAHGTLIRAFIDHVTGIESDTPDNAHSVRLSGEPGAWKVVDGLLLR; translated from the coding sequence ATGGAGATCGCGCTCGTTCGGCACGGCCAGACCGACTACAACCGTGCCGGCCAATTGCAGGGCAGCAGCGACATCGCCCTCAACGCGACGGGTCTGGAGCAGGCGCGCACCGCCGCCCGGCTGCTCGCCGACGATAGCTGGGACGCGGTGGTCTCGTCGCCGCTGCGACGCGCCGCCGTCACCGCCGACATCATCGCGGAGGCCCTCGGGATCACGGTGCTCGGTCGCTATCCGGGCCTCGCCGAGCGCGATTACGGCGCCGCCGAGGGGCTCACGAAGGAGCAGGCCATCGGCGCGTTCGGCAACGTCTGGCCTGGCCAGGAGTCGTTCTCCGACCTGCAGCGGCGCGGCGTTGCCGCGATCGAGGAGATCGCTGCCGAGCATCCCCTGCCGGGGCTCGTGATCGTCGCCCACGGCACGCTCATCCGCGCATTCATCGACCACGTCACCGGCATCGAGAGCGACACCCCAGACAACGCGCACTCGGTGCGCCTCTCGGGCGAGCCCGGTGCCTGGAAGGTCGTGGACGGGCTGCTGCTGCGATGA
- a CDS encoding FAD-linked oxidase C-terminal domain-containing protein, whose amino-acid sequence MSLDFLRAALPAHVVVTDASALDAARADKSGHRSVSAPLAIVEAERVEHVQAAMRWAYEHSVPVVPRAAGTGLAGGAIAGAGELVLSVDRMRRVLDVSVIDQSCVVEPGIRNAELNELLATHGLWWPPDPASRAISTVGGNIATNAGGLLCAKYGVTREWVLALDVVLADGSRISTGHRTVKGVTGLDLTALLIGSEGTLGIIVGATLKLRPLVEGAVWTVGAFFEDEAAAAAACTAVTAARIRPAIMELVGRDAVMMLAAYTGRAMSGAFVLVQTDDLGADATSETVAQILAAHGGRVERTDDLTESDALVQVRRQVHFALESFGSVLVEDVSVPRSRLADMFRACHEAAERHGVRLATTAHAGDGNLHPTFVFDGPEPSEAIWACANDVFAAGIALGGTLTGEHGVGILKRRWLVDELGERQLSLQHAVKAAFDPTGILNPGRAL is encoded by the coding sequence ATGAGCCTCGACTTCCTGCGCGCCGCGCTGCCGGCGCACGTCGTCGTCACCGATGCCTCGGCGCTGGACGCCGCGCGGGCCGACAAGTCCGGCCACCGCTCCGTCTCTGCGCCGCTCGCGATCGTCGAGGCCGAGCGCGTCGAGCACGTGCAGGCGGCGATGCGCTGGGCGTACGAGCACAGCGTGCCGGTCGTGCCTCGCGCCGCGGGCACCGGGCTCGCCGGCGGAGCGATCGCCGGCGCGGGCGAGCTGGTGCTCTCGGTCGATCGCATGCGGCGGGTGCTCGACGTCTCCGTCATCGACCAGTCCTGCGTCGTCGAGCCGGGCATCCGCAATGCCGAGCTCAACGAGCTCCTCGCGACCCACGGGCTCTGGTGGCCGCCCGACCCTGCCAGCCGCGCCATCTCCACCGTCGGCGGCAACATCGCCACCAACGCCGGCGGGCTGCTGTGCGCGAAGTACGGCGTCACCCGCGAATGGGTGCTGGCGCTCGACGTGGTGCTCGCCGACGGCAGCCGCATCTCGACCGGCCACCGCACCGTGAAGGGCGTCACGGGCCTCGACCTCACCGCGCTGCTGATCGGCTCGGAGGGCACGCTCGGCATCATCGTCGGCGCGACGCTCAAGCTGCGTCCGCTCGTGGAGGGCGCGGTCTGGACGGTGGGCGCGTTCTTCGAGGACGAGGCCGCCGCGGCTGCCGCCTGCACCGCCGTGACCGCCGCGCGCATCCGGCCGGCGATCATGGAGCTCGTCGGCCGCGATGCGGTCATGATGCTCGCCGCCTACACCGGCCGCGCGATGTCGGGCGCGTTCGTGCTGGTGCAGACCGACGACCTCGGTGCCGATGCCACCTCGGAGACGGTCGCGCAGATCCTCGCAGCGCACGGCGGTCGGGTCGAGCGCACGGACGACCTGACGGAGTCGGATGCCCTGGTGCAGGTGCGCAGGCAGGTGCACTTCGCGCTCGAGTCGTTCGGCTCGGTGCTGGTGGAGGATGTCTCGGTGCCCCGCTCGCGGCTGGCGGACATGTTCCGCGCCTGCCACGAAGCGGCAGAGCGGCATGGGGTGCGGCTTGCGACGACCGCGCACGCGGGCGACGGCAACCTGCACCCGACCTTCGTCTTCGACGGCCCCGAGCCGAGCGAGGCGATCTGGGCCTGCGCGAACGACGTGTTCGCCGCGGGCATCGCACTCGGCGGCACGCTCACCGGCGAGCACGGCGTCGGCATCCTCAAGCGTCGCTGGCTCGTCGACGAGCTGGGCGAGCGGCAGCTCTCGCTGCAGCACGCCGTGAAGGCCGCGTTCGATCCCACCGGCATCCTCAACCCCGGCAGGGCCCTCTAG
- the serS gene encoding serine--tRNA ligase: MIDPQLLRDQPDLVKASQERRGDPVAYVDEALLAESARRAAITEYEGLRAEQNAHSKLVGKAAKEDRPALIEQGKSLAARVKDAQARVTEAEAAFDAAVTKLGNIVHPDVPAGAEENFVTLTTHGTERTLDFDARDHVELGEGLRAFDIARGAKVAGTRFYYLTGIGMRLELAIMLMGLDQVLADGFTPLMTPTLVRPEIMQGTGFLGEHAAEVYHLPADDLYLTGTSEVALAGFHADEIVDLEQPLRYAGWSTCYRREAGSAGRDTRGILRVHQFNKLEMFSYVKPEDAEAEHDRMRALQERMLQACELDYRVIDVAAGDLGSSAARKFDIEAWIPSQQTYRELTSTSNCTTFQARRLATRYRTESGKTAPAATLNGTAATTRWIVALLETHQQADGSVRVPEALRPYLGGIATIEPVA, translated from the coding sequence GTGATCGATCCCCAGCTGCTGCGCGACCAGCCCGACCTCGTCAAGGCAAGTCAGGAGCGCCGAGGCGACCCCGTGGCCTACGTCGACGAGGCGCTGCTCGCCGAGAGCGCCCGGCGCGCCGCCATCACCGAGTACGAGGGCCTGCGGGCCGAGCAGAACGCGCACTCGAAGCTGGTCGGCAAGGCAGCCAAGGAGGATCGGCCGGCGCTCATCGAGCAGGGCAAGTCGCTGGCCGCCCGCGTCAAGGATGCGCAGGCGCGCGTGACAGAGGCAGAGGCCGCCTTCGACGCAGCCGTGACGAAGCTCGGCAACATCGTGCACCCGGACGTGCCCGCGGGCGCGGAGGAGAACTTCGTCACGCTCACCACGCACGGCACCGAGCGCACACTCGACTTCGACGCGCGCGACCACGTGGAGCTGGGCGAGGGTCTCAGGGCGTTCGACATCGCCCGCGGCGCCAAGGTGGCGGGCACCCGCTTCTACTACCTCACCGGTATCGGGATGCGGCTCGAGCTCGCGATCATGCTCATGGGGCTCGACCAGGTGCTGGCCGACGGCTTCACCCCGCTCATGACGCCGACCCTGGTGCGACCCGAGATCATGCAGGGCACCGGCTTCCTGGGCGAGCACGCCGCGGAGGTCTACCACCTGCCCGCCGACGACCTGTACCTGACGGGCACGTCGGAGGTGGCGCTCGCGGGCTTCCACGCCGACGAGATCGTCGACCTCGAGCAGCCGCTGCGCTACGCCGGCTGGTCCACCTGCTACCGCCGAGAGGCGGGCTCCGCTGGCCGCGACACCCGCGGCATCCTGCGCGTGCACCAGTTCAACAAGCTCGAGATGTTCTCCTACGTGAAGCCCGAGGATGCGGAGGCCGAGCACGATCGCATGCGGGCGCTGCAGGAGCGGATGCTGCAGGCGTGCGAGCTCGACTACCGCGTGATCGACGTCGCCGCCGGCGACCTCGGCTCGTCAGCGGCGCGCAAGTTCGACATCGAGGCGTGGATCCCTTCGCAGCAGACCTACCGCGAGCTCACCTCCACCTCGAACTGCACCACGTTCCAGGCCCGTCGCCTTGCCACCCGCTACCGCACGGAGAGCGGCAAGACGGCTCCCGCAGCAACGCTCAATGGCACCGCGGCCACGACGCGCTGGATCGTCGCGCTGCTCGAGACGCATCAGCAGGCCGACGGCTCGGTGCGCGTGCCCGAAGCGCTGCGGCCCTACCTGGGCGGCATCGCGACGATCGAGCCGGTGGCCTGA
- a CDS encoding cold-shock protein has translation MATGTVKWFDSGKGFGFIAPDDGGKDLFAHYSQIQSNGFKTLEEAQAVEFEIVEGTKGPQAADIRPL, from the coding sequence ATGGCAACCGGCACCGTCAAGTGGTTCGACTCCGGCAAGGGCTTCGGCTTCATCGCTCCGGACGACGGCGGCAAGGATCTGTTCGCTCACTACAGCCAGATCCAGTCCAACGGCTTCAAGACCCTCGAAGAGGCTCAGGCAGTCGAGTTCGAGATCGTTGAGGGCACCAAGGGCCCGCAGGCAGCGGACATCCGCCCCCTGTGA
- a CDS encoding HAD-IIB family hydrolase, translated as MERLLIGLDIDGTIVLEDDSLSPRVADAVRAVVDAGHEVVLATGRSKPSTVTTAERLGIQPTHLVAANGAQVLELRGEQYATIHVETFDPAPALRTIAQGLPTGSFMVEDAAGHRRFTNGMIDWDLDSAEQVEFEELLHIPAMRVVVMSPDHHVDDFLEIVESMGLHKVSYAIGYSSWLDIAPDGVNKATGLERVARLLGFTRDRMLVVGDGRNDIDMFQWVVAGNGRAVAMGQAPDEVKAAAGEVTTTVEDDGLAVLLEGLLVRS; from the coding sequence ATGGAGCGCCTGCTGATCGGGCTCGACATCGACGGCACCATCGTGCTCGAGGACGACTCGCTCTCCCCACGGGTGGCGGATGCGGTGCGCGCCGTGGTCGACGCGGGCCACGAGGTGGTGCTGGCGACCGGCCGCTCGAAGCCCTCCACGGTGACCACCGCCGAGCGCCTCGGCATCCAGCCGACCCACCTGGTGGCGGCCAACGGCGCACAGGTGCTCGAGCTGCGCGGCGAGCAGTACGCGACCATCCACGTCGAGACCTTCGATCCCGCCCCCGCGCTGCGCACGATCGCGCAGGGGCTGCCGACCGGCTCGTTCATGGTCGAGGATGCGGCGGGCCACCGGCGCTTCACCAACGGCATGATCGACTGGGATCTGGACAGCGCCGAGCAGGTCGAGTTCGAGGAGCTGCTGCACATCCCCGCCATGCGCGTGGTCGTGATGAGCCCCGACCACCACGTCGACGACTTCCTCGAGATCGTCGAGTCGATGGGCCTGCACAAGGTCTCCTACGCGATCGGCTACTCGTCCTGGCTCGACATCGCACCCGACGGCGTCAACAAGGCGACGGGGCTGGAGCGGGTCGCGCGCCTGCTGGGCTTCACCCGCGATCGCATGCTCGTCGTCGGCGACGGCCGCAACGACATCGACATGTTCCAGTGGGTGGTCGCCGGCAACGGTCGTGCCGTCGCGATGGGGCAGGCGCCCGACGAGGTGAAGGCGGCTGCGGGCGAGGTGACGACCACGGTGGAGGACGACGGCCTCGCGGTGCTGCTCGAGGGCCTGCTCGTCCGCAGCTGA
- a CDS encoding OsmC family peroxiredoxin, with product MAITSNGSATWSGDLATGSGTATLGAGTSFDMSWKARAESQGGTTPEELIAGAHASCFSMALSNILSEAGHTAESLSTSAKVTFVAGTGITKSVLSVSGRVPGIDQEQFTEFAGQAEQGCPVSQALAGVEISLESATLEN from the coding sequence ATGGCCATCACGTCGAACGGCAGCGCAACCTGGAGCGGAGACCTCGCCACTGGCAGCGGAACCGCCACCCTCGGCGCCGGCACCAGCTTCGACATGTCGTGGAAGGCCCGCGCGGAGTCGCAGGGCGGCACCACACCGGAGGAGCTCATCGCCGGCGCGCACGCATCGTGCTTCTCGATGGCGCTGTCGAACATCCTCTCGGAGGCAGGCCACACCGCCGAGTCGCTCTCGACGAGCGCCAAGGTGACGTTCGTCGCGGGCACCGGCATCACCAAGAGCGTGCTGAGCGTGAGCGGGCGCGTGCCGGGCATCGACCAGGAGCAGTTCACCGAGTTCGCCGGTCAGGCCGAGCAGGGATGCCCCGTCTCGCAGGCGCTCGCAGGAGTGGAGATCTCGCTCGAATCCGCGACGCTAGAGAACTGA
- a CDS encoding methylated-DNA--[protein]-cysteine S-methyltransferase: protein MAEPLEGMPDAPLTALRATLAERAAANGLLDVAYRRLDTELGSLLLAATPAGLVSVTFDGDHPDATLDRLAVAISPRVLEAPSRLDDAARDLERLIAGRNRSFEGALDLTLARGFGRQVVEQLRQIPYGETRSYAQVAHAVGSPRAVRAVGTACRRNPLPIAIPCHRVVRSDGQLGQYAGGVEAKRALLGVEAAAT, encoded by the coding sequence GTGGCTGAGCCGCTGGAGGGGATGCCGGACGCGCCGCTGACGGCGCTGCGGGCGACGTTGGCCGAGCGCGCCGCCGCGAACGGCCTGCTCGACGTCGCCTACCGCAGGCTCGACACCGAGCTGGGGTCGCTGCTGCTGGCCGCAACGCCCGCCGGGCTCGTCTCCGTGACATTCGACGGCGACCACCCCGACGCCACACTCGATCGTCTCGCGGTAGCGATCAGCCCGCGCGTGCTGGAGGCGCCGAGCCGACTCGACGATGCCGCACGCGACCTCGAGCGGCTCATCGCGGGCCGCAATCGCAGCTTCGAGGGCGCGCTCGACCTGACGCTCGCGCGCGGCTTCGGCCGACAGGTCGTGGAGCAGCTGCGCCAGATCCCCTACGGCGAGACGCGCAGCTATGCGCAGGTCGCGCACGCGGTGGGTTCCCCACGCGCCGTGCGCGCGGTCGGCACGGCCTGCCGCAGGAACCCCTTGCCGATCGCGATCCCGTGCCATCGAGTGGTGCGCAGCGACGGCCAGCTCGGCCAGTACGCCGGTGGCGTCGAGGCGAAGCGCGCGCTGCTCGGCGTCGAGGCGGCAGCGACCTAG